In Ascaphus truei isolate aAscTru1 chromosome 12, aAscTru1.hap1, whole genome shotgun sequence, the following are encoded in one genomic region:
- the RASSF10 gene encoding ras association domain-containing protein 10, whose translation MESEEEEWKVSVWLCQEEKLVSGLSRRTTCADVVRVLLEDHNQKQAAEGAMHLGPPQSYCIVEKWRGFERVLPNKTKLLRLWSAWGEEQENVRFVLLRSEASMPNIGPRSAEAKVVLSKESPCHLRGATNATTGLVQEKQRRVVRKAFRKLAKINKKRQETMPKESSSVEKMETLVHLVLSQDHTIRQQVQRIKDLDREIERYEAKIHFDRMKRHGVNYVQDTYMVEAVCDQGSTCGSDQGAQDSSQELFAEFEEYAQKCEEVLCLQDLITQQEVLVEKITTQIQEELNKRWMDRRQEELSGRENNPNLLDTSGDQGTVGESESEVLLEQERVKTELSTSLYIGLRLNTDLEAIKADLDYTQQVWDGKENELESLLQTLNALEFSQHQEQMPEVMVSDDASLCIPLQKDTGIRTSVDSPGVWVEKDRGMSTNGEVNDEDSDTGLSSMHSQDSDSTPVCESLV comes from the coding sequence ATGGAGAGTGAAGAGGAGGAATGGAAGGTCTCGGTGTGGTTGTGCCAGGAGGAGAAGCTGGTGTCAGGGCTCAGCAGGCGCACTACTTGCGCGGACGTTGTTCGGGTTCTCCTGGAAGATCACAACCAGAAACAGGCGGCAGAGGGGGCCATGCACCTGGGACCTCCCCAATCTTATTGCATTGTGGAAAAATGGAGAGGGTTTGAGAGGGTCCTACCCAACAAAACCAAGCTCTTGAGGCTCTGGTCAGCGTGGGGAGAGGAGCAGGAGAATGTGAGGTTTGTGCTGCTCCGGAGCGAGGCTTCAATGCCCAACATTGGACCTAGGAGCGCAGAAGCCAAAGTGGTCCTCAGCAAAGAGAGCCCTTGCCACCTGAGGGGAGCCACCAACGCCACCACGGGCCTGGTCCAGGAGAAACAGCGCAGGGTGGTCAGGAAAGCCTTTCGGAAGCTGGCTAAGATAAACAAGAAAAGGCAGGAGACTATGCCCAAAGAGTCTTCTTCAGTGGAGAAGATGGAAACCTTAGTGCACCTGGTGCTCTCCCAGGACCACACCATCCGCCAGCAGGTCCAGAGAATTAAAGACCTGGATCGGGAGATCGAGAGGTATGAGGCTAAAATCCACTTTGACAGAATGAAAAGACACGGGGTCAACTATGTACAAGACACTTACATGGTGGAGGCCGTGTGTGACCAAGGTTCAACCTGTGGCAGCGACCAAGGAGCTCAAGATAGCAGCCAGGAGCTGTTTGCAGAGTTTGAAGAGTATGCACAGAAATGCGAGGAGGTCTTGTGTCTGCAAGATCTAATAACTCAACAGGAGGTCCTCGTGGAAAAGATTACAACCCAGATCCAAGAGGAGCTCAATAAAAGGTGGATGGACCGGCGGCAGGAGGAACTGTCCGGAAGAGAGAACAACCCTAACTTGCTAGACACAAGTGGAGATCAAGGTACTGTAGGGGAATCTGAAAGTGAAGTGCTCCTAGAACAAGAAAGGGTCAAAACTGAGCTCAGTACCAGTCTCTACATAGGACTGAGGCTCAACACAGACTTAGAAGCTATCAAGGCAGATTTGGATTATACCCAACAAGTGTGGGATGGTAAAGAGAATGAACTGGAAAGTTTGTTGCAGACTCTCAATGCCTTAGAATTCTCCCAGCATCAAGAACAAATGCCAGAGGTGATGGTTAGTGACGACGCCAGTTTATGTATCCCTCTTCAAAAGGATACTGGAATTAGGACATCCGTGGACAGTCCAGGTGTCTGGGTTGAGAAGGACCGTGGGATGAGTACAAACGGTGAAGTAAATGATGAGGATTCAGACACAGGATTGAGTTCAATGCACAGCCAGGACTCTGACTCCACACCGGTTTGTGAATCTCTGGTGTAG